The Pirellulales bacterium genome includes a window with the following:
- a CDS encoding protein-L-isoaspartate(D-aspartate) O-methyltransferase yields the protein MNSFTTRWLILLGLLAGGNAAPKCLAQAAGPGSKPDYTALRARMVEEDLAGQGIQNERVLQAFRDTPRHEFVAGNQRQFAYFDMAIPIGKSQTISAPFVVAYMTEQLDPQPTDKVLEIGTGSGFQAAILSPLVKDVYTIEIVESLGQGAQRVLDRLKYKNVHTKIGDGFQGWAEHAPFDKIIVTCSPEEVPVPLVEQLKEGGLMVVPVGERYQQVLYLMQKKDGKLEQKLLRPTLFVPMTGKAENERKVLPDPAKPEIQNSSFEELAGDSQEPVAWYYARQMSVMENPQAPAGKRFIRFSNDVPGRGTRMMQGLAVDGRKVDALELSCHVQAENVVAGANKDEKACVTITFFDENRARVGYNWIGPFSGSFAWKKERLRIPVPAQAREALVHVGMFGATGTIDFDAVELRAITAQELRAEQPK from the coding sequence GTGAATAGTTTCACAACTCGCTGGTTGATCCTGCTCGGCTTGCTCGCGGGGGGAAACGCCGCGCCAAAATGCTTGGCCCAAGCGGCGGGGCCGGGGAGCAAGCCGGATTATACCGCGCTGCGCGCGCGCATGGTCGAGGAAGATCTGGCGGGACAGGGAATCCAAAACGAACGGGTGTTGCAGGCTTTTCGCGATACGCCGCGGCACGAATTTGTCGCCGGCAACCAACGACAATTCGCTTATTTTGACATGGCGATTCCCATTGGCAAATCGCAGACCATCTCGGCCCCCTTTGTGGTGGCCTATATGACCGAACAACTCGATCCCCAGCCCACGGATAAAGTGTTGGAGATCGGCACGGGAAGCGGATTCCAGGCAGCTATCCTTAGCCCCTTGGTCAAAGACGTCTACACCATCGAAATTGTCGAAAGCCTGGGCCAGGGGGCTCAACGAGTGTTGGATCGGTTGAAATACAAAAATGTCCACACAAAGATCGGCGATGGTTTTCAGGGTTGGGCGGAGCATGCCCCCTTTGACAAGATCATTGTCACCTGTTCGCCCGAGGAAGTCCCCGTGCCGCTGGTGGAACAGCTCAAGGAAGGGGGCTTGATGGTGGTTCCGGTGGGTGAGCGCTACCAGCAGGTGCTGTATTTGATGCAAAAAAAAGATGGCAAGCTGGAGCAAAAGCTGCTCCGCCCGACGCTTTTTGTGCCGATGACGGGTAAAGCGGAAAATGAACGCAAAGTCCTGCCCGATCCGGCCAAACCAGAGATTCAAAACAGCAGTTTTGAGGAATTGGCGGGGGACAGCCAGGAACCAGTGGCCTGGTACTATGCGCGGCAAATGAGCGTCATGGAGAATCCCCAAGCTCCCGCGGGAAAGCGATTTATCCGGTTTAGCAATGATGTTCCCGGACGGGGGACGCGGATGATGCAGGGGTTGGCCGTGGATGGCCGCAAGGTCGACGCGCTCGAGTTGTCTTGCCATGTCCAAGCCGAAAATGTAGTCGCGGGAGCGAATAAAGATGAAAAAGCGTGCGTTACTATCACCTTTTTTGACGAAAATCGCGCGCGGGTGGGATACAATTGGATTGGTCCGTTTAGCGGTAGCTTTGCCTGGAAGAAAGAGCGCCTGCGAATCCCCGTTCCCGCACAAGCGCGCGAGGCCCTGGTGCATGTGGGGATGTTCGGAGCGACCGGCACGATCGATTTTGACGCGGTCGAGCTGCGGGCCATCACCGCCCAAGAGCTACGCGCGGAGCAACCAAAATGA
- a CDS encoding aspartate carbamoyltransferase catalytic subunit: MPDLPRFHGSWSHRHLLDLESLSAAELTHLLDLAAALKGATHNCRQKLPLLTGKTVANLFFENSTRTRTSFEIAGKRLGMDVINISASTSSSSKGESLIDTVKTLNAMSSDAIVIRHADSGSAELVAAHVSAHVINAGDGAHEHPTQALLDALTIRHAKKRIDGLVIAICGDVLHSRVARSNIILLKKMGAEVRLVAPSTLMPAAPKS, from the coding sequence ATGCCTGATTTACCCCGCTTTCACGGCAGCTGGTCCCACCGGCATTTACTGGACCTGGAAAGTCTCTCCGCGGCGGAGTTGACGCATTTGTTGGATTTGGCCGCGGCGCTTAAGGGGGCCACCCACAATTGCCGCCAAAAATTGCCCCTTCTCACCGGCAAAACGGTCGCCAACCTCTTTTTTGAAAATTCCACCCGCACCCGCACTTCATTTGAGATAGCCGGCAAAAGGCTTGGAATGGACGTGATAAATATTTCTGCTTCCACCTCCTCAAGCTCTAAGGGGGAGTCTCTTATTGATACGGTGAAAACCTTAAATGCAATGAGCTCTGATGCTATAGTTATCAGGCATGCGGATAGCGGTTCTGCAGAGTTGGTTGCGGCTCACGTATCGGCTCACGTAATAAATGCAGGGGACGGAGCGCATGAACACCCCACGCAAGCCTTGCTTGATGCGCTCACAATTCGTCACGCCAAGAAAAGAATTGATGGACTTGTGATTGCGATATGTGGCGATGTTTTGCACAGCAGGGTTGCTCGCTCTAATATTATATTGCTTAAGAAGATGGGGGCAGAAGTTCGCCTTGTTGCGCCTTCAACCTTAATGCCGGCCGCCCCAAAATCATT
- a CDS encoding WXG100 family type VII secretion target: MSQAIVDPGDVRRFAGQLRHFNTELLTQLSGLNKQFQALGTTWRDQEQQKFAAEFTQLMQTFNRFAQHSELYVPFLMRKAERIEEYLNQR, encoded by the coding sequence ATGTCCCAAGCAATTGTCGATCCCGGCGATGTGCGCCGTTTTGCGGGCCAACTGCGGCATTTTAACACAGAATTGTTGACCCAACTATCGGGCCTCAACAAGCAATTTCAGGCGTTGGGAACAACCTGGCGCGACCAGGAACAACAAAAATTCGCCGCCGAATTCACGCAGCTCATGCAGACCTTTAATCGCTTTGCCCAGCATAGCGAACTCTATGTGCCGTTTTTGATGCGCAAGGCGGAACGGATCGAGGAGTATTTGAATCAGCGCTAG
- a CDS encoding FtsK/SpoIIIE domain-containing protein, with translation MSYRPLTSDRQTAGTHSSSGTPPTIDPRTPLPAEPMLKVLAADVDQEDSLALGGLLSNFGQQWELLDSPDPASPLAGTALRHWWRAFRAAWNQRRADERLLAELSAKIETLERDYATATRRGQEQLRQQLDSSQRQQAEQLQLLAQEESRLRQKLDQERRHAEEDLRSEQQLAVNDSERRLQHDTWEVRSIYEGTSPTPRIRYHQALGQIEAQVQQQGALFDQAARYLQAAGLHAWAGELESAARQSSPNDPAAPVEQILAESDAEHAPPDHPAVNDNAAEPATPPRSVAECQEAFRAALSGTLTAGQKLRADWRIKLLQGPWPILFTLLPGVLLAACTWWWMGQPATLAAATPLAISLGIGLAAGLAGTIWHKLRVRGQLSTEISAWKSLRARELDAATELAQHALRLMQREKRNLREKLARDLHGCEEKFRQRSMELQARQLAQTRQLTQTYSDKYGELSQDFQERREEINKKFQPVFAAIQRAAERDQATTAQAFQTELAENRARRRQVQQMLAERWTAEVAELRAAEAAWRAHDARLYPDWDDPCWEQWLPSTVAPRGVPFGQLTIEHDSVAGSATLPADAAAPSSGQNLTQPWPDRWTIPAVLDFPRRSSLVILAQDEGRDAGLQLLQALMLRLLLSIPPAKSRFTIIDPVGLGKNFAGMMHLADYDDTLVTNRIWTEPLHIEQRLTDLSEQIETIIQKYLRNEFASIDAYNLAAGEVAEPFRFLVVANFPRNFTEAAARRLQSIAASGPRCGVFVLLLADTRQNLPSGFQLEDLAAVAETLVWKDGEFHYADRDFGQFALAPLDLPPEEMITRLVHAAGHAARDGRRVEVPFHMIAPPAEQFWRGSTRGGIEIPLGRAGARKRQALKLGSGTSQHVLMAGKTGSGKSTLLHAIIVNACLTFSPDELEVYLIDFKKGVEFKDYAQYRLPHARVVAIESEREFGLSALARLDAEMQARGELFRKYGKQDIQGYRGLPDQPALPRILLLIDEFQEFFTEDDRVSQQATLLLDRLVRQGRAFGIHLLLGSQTLGGAFTLARSTISQMGVRIALQCSESDADLILSDDNSAARLLNRPGEAIYNDANGRLEGNSPFQVAWLSEVEREDYLRQLREMADAALAEKSLTSPASAPPAESAGRDQYAVADWPTRRQVIFEGSAPANLEENRLLARALAIRGLNQPATANPVATPLQREIELFLGDPVSIKDPTTAPLRRQAGGNMLLLGQEADRSADLLAAVLVSLAARGFYAGPAVTPELSADDALTSDKDSTSAKLDAGDAGDFSATPASAPLPGGVWILEGRANETAFAHPDEPTLAQLARQLRLPTVILGKRDLAERLGALAAEVERRATQHDDSAPAIVLVIYNLSRFRDLRRDENDYGYSFGSEAAAVSPDKNWAKILREGPAVGVHTLVWCDTLANVLRSVDRATLREFDLRVLFQMNPSDSSQLVDSPAASKLGRHFALFSHEETGQLEKFRPYAWPRAEWLDEIISTGNDADSL, from the coding sequence ATGTCGTATCGACCACTCACCAGTGATCGGCAAACCGCCGGGACACACTCGAGTAGTGGCACGCCGCCCACAATAGACCCACGGACGCCTTTGCCGGCCGAGCCAATGTTAAAAGTTTTGGCCGCGGACGTCGATCAAGAAGATTCCCTGGCCCTAGGCGGGCTTTTATCCAACTTTGGACAGCAATGGGAGCTTTTGGATTCTCCCGATCCCGCAAGTCCCCTGGCGGGCACGGCGCTTCGCCACTGGTGGCGGGCGTTTCGCGCGGCGTGGAATCAGCGACGGGCCGATGAACGATTGCTGGCCGAACTATCCGCCAAAATAGAGACCCTGGAACGGGACTATGCCACGGCCACCCGCCGCGGCCAAGAGCAGTTGCGGCAACAACTTGATTCCAGCCAGCGGCAACAGGCCGAACAACTGCAACTATTGGCTCAAGAGGAATCGCGCTTACGCCAAAAACTGGATCAAGAGCGCCGTCATGCCGAGGAGGATTTGCGCAGCGAACAGCAGTTGGCGGTTAATGATTCGGAGCGCCGACTGCAGCATGACACTTGGGAAGTTCGCTCCATTTACGAGGGGACCTCTCCCACGCCGCGGATTCGCTATCATCAGGCCCTGGGACAGATCGAAGCCCAGGTTCAGCAACAGGGAGCGCTCTTTGACCAGGCCGCGCGCTACTTGCAAGCCGCGGGATTGCACGCGTGGGCAGGTGAACTGGAATCAGCCGCGCGGCAATCGTCCCCCAACGACCCGGCCGCGCCGGTGGAACAAATTCTCGCTGAAAGCGATGCCGAGCACGCCCCGCCCGATCATCCCGCTGTTAACGATAATGCCGCCGAGCCAGCCACTCCCCCCCGCTCTGTCGCCGAATGCCAGGAAGCCTTTCGCGCGGCCTTGTCCGGCACCTTGACCGCGGGCCAAAAGCTGCGTGCTGATTGGAGAATCAAACTACTGCAGGGACCATGGCCCATCCTGTTCACCCTCTTGCCGGGAGTGCTACTGGCGGCCTGCACCTGGTGGTGGATGGGCCAGCCCGCCACGCTAGCCGCCGCGACTCCCCTGGCGATTTCCCTGGGGATTGGCCTGGCCGCGGGCTTGGCGGGAACCATTTGGCACAAGCTGCGGGTGCGCGGCCAACTGTCCACGGAAATTTCCGCCTGGAAAAGTTTGCGCGCGCGGGAACTGGACGCGGCGACGGAATTAGCCCAGCATGCGCTGCGTTTGATGCAGCGAGAAAAGCGCAACTTGCGGGAAAAACTGGCTCGCGACTTGCACGGCTGCGAGGAAAAATTTCGCCAGCGAAGCATGGAATTGCAGGCCCGGCAGTTAGCGCAGACACGGCAATTGACCCAAACTTACTCTGATAAATATGGGGAATTATCGCAAGATTTTCAGGAACGGCGGGAAGAGATTAACAAAAAGTTTCAGCCGGTGTTCGCGGCGATCCAGCGCGCCGCCGAGCGCGACCAAGCCACGACCGCCCAAGCTTTTCAGACAGAATTGGCGGAGAACCGCGCTCGTCGCCGACAAGTCCAGCAAATGCTGGCGGAACGGTGGACGGCGGAAGTGGCTGAATTACGCGCCGCGGAGGCGGCTTGGCGCGCGCATGACGCCCGGCTGTACCCTGATTGGGACGATCCCTGCTGGGAACAGTGGCTCCCCTCGACCGTTGCGCCGCGCGGCGTTCCCTTTGGCCAACTGACCATCGAACATGACTCGGTGGCCGGTTCCGCGACACTCCCCGCCGATGCTGCGGCCCCATCGTCCGGCCAAAACCTCACCCAGCCTTGGCCCGACCGCTGGACCATACCCGCGGTGCTGGATTTTCCCCGCCGCAGTTCGCTGGTTATTCTAGCCCAGGACGAAGGGCGCGACGCCGGTTTGCAACTCTTGCAGGCGTTGATGCTTCGTCTGCTACTCAGTATTCCCCCGGCTAAATCGCGGTTTACCATTATCGACCCCGTGGGCCTGGGCAAGAACTTTGCCGGCATGATGCATCTGGCTGATTATGATGACACGCTGGTCACCAATCGCATTTGGACCGAACCCCTGCATATTGAGCAGCGGCTGACCGACCTGAGCGAGCAGATCGAAACCATCATTCAAAAATACCTCCGCAACGAATTTGCCAGCATCGACGCCTACAATCTGGCGGCGGGGGAAGTGGCCGAACCGTTTCGATTTTTGGTGGTGGCCAATTTTCCGCGTAACTTTACCGAAGCCGCCGCGCGGCGGCTGCAAAGCATCGCCGCCAGCGGTCCGCGCTGCGGCGTGTTTGTGCTGCTTCTGGCCGATACGCGGCAAAACTTGCCTAGCGGTTTTCAATTGGAGGATTTGGCGGCGGTGGCGGAAACACTGGTTTGGAAGGATGGAGAGTTTCATTACGCCGACCGCGATTTTGGCCAATTCGCGCTTGCACCGCTGGACTTGCCCCCGGAGGAAATGATCACCCGCCTGGTCCACGCCGCCGGGCATGCCGCGCGCGATGGGCGGCGGGTGGAGGTCCCGTTCCATATGATCGCACCCCCCGCCGAGCAATTTTGGCGGGGAAGCACGCGGGGCGGGATCGAGATTCCCTTGGGACGCGCAGGCGCGCGCAAACGCCAGGCCCTCAAGCTGGGTTCCGGCACCTCGCAGCATGTGCTCATGGCGGGCAAGACCGGCTCCGGCAAATCAACCTTGTTGCACGCAATCATCGTCAATGCCTGTTTGACGTTTTCTCCCGACGAGTTGGAGGTTTACCTGATTGACTTTAAAAAAGGGGTCGAGTTCAAAGATTACGCCCAATACCGCTTGCCGCACGCGCGGGTGGTCGCCATCGAAAGCGAGCGGGAGTTTGGCCTGAGCGCGCTAGCGCGGCTAGATGCCGAGATGCAGGCCCGGGGGGAACTATTTCGCAAATATGGCAAACAGGACATTCAGGGTTACCGCGGGCTCCCCGACCAGCCCGCCCTGCCGCGTATTTTGTTATTGATTGACGAATTTCAAGAATTCTTTACCGAGGATGACCGCGTATCGCAACAGGCGACATTGCTCCTCGACCGGCTGGTGCGGCAAGGGCGGGCGTTTGGCATCCATTTGCTGTTGGGTTCGCAAACACTGGGGGGGGCGTTTACACTCGCCCGCAGCACGATCAGCCAGATGGGAGTGCGGATCGCCTTGCAATGCAGCGAGAGCGACGCCGACTTGATCCTCAGCGACGACAACTCCGCCGCGCGGCTGCTCAATCGTCCCGGCGAGGCAATTTACAATGACGCGAATGGCCGGCTCGAAGGGAACAGCCCATTTCAGGTGGCCTGGCTCAGCGAGGTCGAGCGCGAGGATTATCTGCGACAATTGCGCGAAATGGCTGATGCCGCGCTAGCCGAGAAATCTTTAACCTCCCCCGCTTCCGCCCCTCCCGCGGAGAGCGCCGGGCGCGACCAGTATGCCGTGGCTGATTGGCCAACGCGGCGACAAGTGATTTTTGAGGGAAGCGCGCCTGCCAATCTCGAGGAAAACCGCCTACTGGCCCGCGCGCTGGCGATTCGCGGTTTAAATCAGCCCGCTACCGCTAACCCAGTTGCAACCCCACTCCAGCGGGAAATTGAGTTATTCCTGGGAGATCCGGTCAGCATCAAGGATCCCACCACCGCCCCCCTCCGGCGACAGGCGGGGGGGAATATGCTGCTCTTGGGCCAAGAAGCGGACCGTTCGGCCGATCTCTTGGCGGCGGTGCTGGTCAGTCTGGCGGCGCGGGGATTTTACGCAGGGCCCGCGGTGACCCCCGAATTAAGCGCGGATGACGCATTAACCAGTGACAAAGACTCCACCAGTGCCAAACTCGACGCAGGCGACGCGGGGGATTTTTCCGCTACTCCAGCTTCTGCGCCACTCCCCGGCGGGGTATGGATTCTCGAGGGGCGCGCCAACGAGACTGCGTTTGCGCATCCGGATGAACCCACATTGGCGCAGCTCGCCCGGCAATTGCGGCTACCCACGGTCATCCTGGGCAAGCGCGATCTGGCGGAGCGGCTCGGCGCTTTGGCGGCGGAAGTAGAACGCCGTGCCACTCAGCATGACGATAGCGCGCCGGCGATAGTGCTAGTGATTTACAACCTCAGCCGTTTTCGCGATCTGCGGCGGGACGAAAATGATTACGGTTATTCCTTTGGGAGCGAGGCCGCGGCGGTCTCGCCGGACAAAAACTGGGCCAAAATTCTCCGTGAAGGGCCCGCCGTCGGCGTGCATACGCTAGTCTGGTGCGACACCCTGGCCAATGTGCTCCGTTCCGTGGACCGGGCCACCCTGCGCGAATTTGACCTGCGGGTGCTCTTTCAAATGAATCCCAGCGATAGCAGCCAATTGGTCGACAGCCCCGCCGCCAGCAAGCTCGGTCGGCACTTTGCCCTCTTTTCCCATGAAGAGACCGGCCAACTAGAAAAATTCCGCCCTTATGCCTGGCCCCGCGCCGAGTGGCTGGACGAGATTATTTCCACCGGCAACGACGCAGATTCCCTTTAG